One Streptomyces sp. NBC_00554 DNA segment encodes these proteins:
- a CDS encoding VOC family protein: MELAQVRLLVSDFPACYRFYAEVLGLKPQSGATGGPYEKFSPVTGSAGIALQDRAMMAQVLGELGDMATGHRSLVVLRVDDLDTYCEQITARGATILHGPAPMTDRMRVAHLKDPEGNLVELQEWQLLLA; encoded by the coding sequence TTGGAACTCGCCCAAGTACGTCTGCTCGTCTCCGACTTCCCGGCCTGCTACCGCTTCTACGCGGAAGTCCTCGGCCTCAAGCCCCAGTCGGGCGCGACCGGGGGACCGTACGAGAAGTTCAGCCCGGTCACCGGCTCGGCGGGCATCGCCCTCCAGGACCGCGCGATGATGGCCCAAGTCCTCGGCGAACTGGGCGACATGGCGACGGGACACCGCTCACTGGTGGTGCTGCGCGTGGACGACCTGGACACGTACTGCGAGCAGATCACGGCCCGCGGCGCGACCATCCTGCACGGCCCCGCACCCATGACCGACCGCATGCGCGTCGCCCACCTCAAGGACCCGGAAGGGAACCTGGTGGAGCTGCAGGAGTGGCAGCTGCTGCTCGCCTGA